One Zymoseptoria tritici IPO323 chromosome 3, whole genome shotgun sequence genomic region harbors:
- the Tpk2 gene encoding uncharacterized protein (Protein kinase A catalytic subunit) has translation MPSLGFLKKKRTKDSTASNEVASPTSPTIGSPISQTLSRQSNLFSEQNQQSQQQPPQTSGQDSVQQNTSASQSSNAKADDPMNISPQPSAVQQQPAQPQQQYNGSQHDSAHEQNGHNPNQQHVPLLNVSKTAPTVNPLRETKGKYTLNDFQISRTLGTGSFGRVHLVQSKHNSRFYAVKVLKKAQVYKMKQVEHTNDERKMLQRCRNPFLITLWGTWQDSKNLYMVMDFIEGGELFSLLRKSQRFPNPVAKFYAAEVTIALDYLHSMNIIYRDLKPENLLLDRHGHIKITDFGFAKEVPDITWTLCGTPDYLAPEVVSSKGYNKSVDWWSLGILIFEMLAGFTPFWDSGSPLKIYENILKGRVKYPPYIHPDAQDLLSKLITADLTKRLGNLHGGSQDVMNHAWFAEVTWDRLAKKDIDAPYVPPVRGGAGDASLFDKYPEETEAYGATGDDPHRTLFPDF, from the exons ATGCCGTCGCTGGGCTTCCTCAAGAAGAAGCGAACCAAGGACTCTACAGCGTCCAACGAGGTCGCTTCGCCCACTTCACCCACGATCGGCTCGCCAATATCACAGACCTTGTCTAGACAAAGCAACCTTTTTTCCGAGCAGAACCAAcagtcgcagcagcagccgccgcAGACATCTGGCCAAGATAGCGTACAGCAGAACACAAGCGCCTCGCAAAGCTCAAACGCCAAAGCCGACGATCCAATGAACATATCACCCCAACCTTCGGCAGTCCAGCAGCAGCCAGCtcagccgcagcagcaatACAATGGCTCGCAGCATGACTCTGCTCACGAGCAAAACGGACACAACCCGAATCAGCAGCATGTGCCACTGTTGAACGTGAGCAAAACAGCGCCGACGGTCAATCCACTCCGCGAGACAAAGGGCAAATACACGCTGAACGACTTCCAAATTTCACGAACGCTCGGCACGGGATCTTTCGGACGTGTGCATCTGGTCCAGAGCAAGCACAATTCACGATTCTACGCGGTCAAGGTGTTGAAAAAAGCACAGGTATACAAGATGAAGCAAGTGGAACACACAAACGATGAGCGCAAGATGCTGCAGCGATGCCGGAATCCATTCCTCATCACTCTGTGGGGCACATGGCAAGATTCGAAGAACTTGTACATGGTCATGGACTTTATTGAAGGAGGTGAGCTGTTTAGCTTGTTGAGGAAGTCTCAG CGCTTCCCAAATCCAGTCGCCAAGTTTTACGCCGCCGAGGTGACTATTGCGCTCGACTACTTACACAGCATGAACATCATCTATCGTGATCTGAAGCCAGAGAACCTGCTCCTCGACCGACACGGCCACATCAAGATTACCGACTTCGGCTTCGCAAAGGAGGTACCCGACATCACCTGGACGCTTTGCGGGACGCCAGATTACCTCGCGCCAGAGGTCGTGAGCAGCAAAGGCTACAACAAGAGCGTCGACTG GTGGTCTCTCGGAATCCTCATCTTCGAAATGCTCGCGGGATTCACACCCTTCTGGGACTCCGGCTCGCCGCTGAAAATCTACGAAAACATCCTCAAGGGCCGCGTCAAGTACCCTCCTTACATCCACCCGGACGCTCAAGATCTGCTCTCGAAGCTCATCACGGCCGACCTGACCAAGCGTCTGGGCAACTTGCACGGCGGCAGCCAGGACGTCATGAACCACGCGTGGTTCGCCGAGGTGACGTGGGATCGGCTCGCGAAGAAGGATATCGATGCGCCGTATGTGCCGCCTGTGAGAGGTGGAGCGGGTGATGCGAGTTTGTTCGATAAGTATCCCGAGGAGACGGAAGCTTATG GTGCCACTGGCGACGATCCTCACAGGACGTTGTTCCCCGACTTTTGA